Part of the Hevea brasiliensis isolate MT/VB/25A 57/8 chromosome 16, ASM3005281v1, whole genome shotgun sequence genome is shown below.
TCGGTCCTTGATTTCCAGGTACCCGTCTGGATGGATGACCCCAACATCCCCTGTAGCGAACCATCCATTCTTGAATGCTTTAGAAGTAGCATTTGGATCCTTCAAGTATCCTTTCATGATGCTGCTTCCTCGCAGGACGATCTCCCCCATTGTTTTTCCATCTCTGGGAACGCTAGTCATTGTCTTTAGATCTTTCACGTCAACATCAGCCAGCGTTAGAATACTGATCCCTTGCCTTGCCTTGAGTTTTGCTTGATCACCTTTCGGGAGCTGGTTCCACTCAGCTTGCCACTCGCAAACCAAGGCTGGTCCAGTGGCTTCCGTTAGGCCATAAGCATGCGTAACATGGAATCCTAGTGGTTCAATCTTTTCAAGCAGTGAGGCCGGGGGTGGTGCACCTCCGGTGAGTACTTGAACAGGGGAAGTTATTTGACGGCGTTCGTGAGGTTTGGCCTCGAGAAGGATGTTGAAAACGATGGGTGCACAGCACATGTGAGTGACTTTATGGAGATAAATGTTGCGGTACATGTCGTAAGCGGTGGTGTTGCGCAGGCAGACGTTGGTTCCACCGCGTGCAGCGGTTCCCCAAGTGAAGGTCCAGCCATTGCAGTGGAACATAGGAAGTGACCAAAGATACACAGGCTCACTTCCCATTTCCCAGCCAAGAATAAGGCTAAGGCTGCTAAGATAGGCACCTCTATGGCTGTACACAACTCCTTTAGGCTCTGAGGTTGTCCCAGAAGTATAATTCAAGGCTATGGGatcccattcatcttgaatgtctTCAGGGACATAATTAGGATTGCCATTATGGACCAGTTGTTCATACTCTAGCTCACCTAGCCTGACACCAGTGGGTGAGTCGATATCGTCAATGACAATAACCAGTGGACAACTTGATTCAGAGTAAACACACTCCTGAGAGTGATCACCCATCAGCAACCTCAGGGCCTCTCGTGCCAAAGGAACAAACTGGTAGTCGACAAAGAAGATCTTAGCTTCAGAGTGGCGGAGAATGGTGGCTATGGTCTTGGCATCAAGTCTAGTGTTGATAGTATTGACGACAGCTCCTGCCATGGGAACTGCAAAGTGCATCTCATACATAGCTGGAACATTTGGAGCCAGCACCGACACCTGCAGAGCACGCATATAAAGAATATTATTTTTCAAGTCATAGAACCAGCAGGATATATAATACATATGCAAAGATGATCAAGCACTTACAACATTGTTTCTGACAATGTTCAGTGAGCGGAGAGATGAGGCGAGACGGCGGCAGCGATGGTAGGTTTGTCGCCAAGTGAAATGGGTACCCTCATAGATAACAGAGGTGCGGTTGGCATAAACCTCAGCAGCTCTCTTAAAGAATGTTAAAGGGGTGAGAGGAACATAATTTGCATCACATTTTGGTAGCAAATCCATAGTTAATTAATTCAAAGAGGGTGAGAATTGATACGGATCTAGAATTGAATGTTTGTGTT
Proteins encoded:
- the LOC110666895 gene encoding trans-cinnamate:CoA ligase, peroxisomal-like gives rise to the protein MDLLPKCDANYVPLTPLTFFKRAAEVYANRTSVIYEGTHFTWRQTYHRCRRLASSLRSLNIVRNNVVSVLAPNVPAMYEMHFAVPMAGAVVNTINTRLDAKTIATILRHSEAKIFFVDYQFVPLAREALRLLMGDHSQECVYSESSCPLVIVIDDIDSPTGVRLGELEYEQLVHNGNPNYVPEDIQDEWDPIALNYTSGTTSEPKGVVYSHRGAYLSSLSLILGWEMGSEPVYLWSLPMFHCNGWTFTWGTAARGGTNVCLRNTTAYDMYRNIYLHKVTHMCCAPIVFNILLEAKPHERRQITSPVQVLTGGAPPPASLLEKIEPLGFHVTHAYGLTEATGPALVCEWQAEWNQLPKGDQAKLKARQGISILTLADVDVKDLKTMTSVPRDGKTMGEIVLRGSSIMKGYLKDPNATSKAFKNGWFATGDVGVIHPDGYLEIKDRSKDVIISGGENISSVELESVLYRHSRILEAAVVAMPHPVWGESPCAFVALKKNANGKTDDLKEADIIAYCRKNLSRFMVPKKVEFLPELPKTATGKIQKFQLRTLAQTFEVSETSSEHQNLRIKKTRHSDQVNTEITRYVAQPHEHVLAVSRL